One Diospyros lotus cultivar Yz01 chromosome 1, ASM1463336v1, whole genome shotgun sequence genomic window carries:
- the LOC127797020 gene encoding uncharacterized protein LOC127797020, with protein sequence MATTVDQPERARELWRRCLASAVRTAVACTIVGCATLFGPAWITRQVAFPAFSYVTAILIVTDSALGGTVRGCWLGLYATIQGVCPAILSLSLIGPARLSAGTTALMVAVSAFVVVLPESTHIAARRIALGQIVIVYVLAFINGVRTDTVMHPLHIAASTALGVLACVLAVLVPYPSLACSEVKKNCKLFSDNASARLKLYVKAFCAEDNPSALALISQAKLSAVRGTKYLQIIKCKQESMQWERLPWKPYLLNAADRLQEQEMPLRGLEMALTSSSIPVQMLDQELKEGALKLEKHIGQTMKKVLPFDSSAAPEESNTENMVKFLQTLPTIPQSQKGLPCFFFLFCLMLLLKKSTATSLPPDSATELSANAGNKSESWLLKGCTNYWISNKRLMPAFKCSISLGLAVLFGLIYSKENGYWSGLPVALSFAATREATFKAANIKAQGTVLGSVYGVLGCFVFERFVQIRFLSLLPWFIFTSFLRRSHLYGQAGGISAVVGAVLILGRKNYGPPSEFAIVRIVETFIGLSCSIMVEILLQPTRASTLAKFQLPKSLQALHESLGAMSLIAGKKHLEASRKKLKANLNELKQFIGEAEAEPNFWFLPFHGACYRKLVGSLSKIEDLLLFAGYSIGFLEQESCRIEGKETVNKIEEQLQQCKRMICSSIKCFEEVTSIKSLQLLDKEIEKKNISYDVELGKSPRMFLISGSAEDEINKIISCYLQHAEDAVECCGNEEKIELGLSLSALAFCMGSMVRETLEIERNVQELVQWENPSSQVNLVEISCKLHACYK encoded by the exons ATGGCGACTACAGTCGACCAGCCCGAGCGAGCCCGCGAACTGTGGCGGCGCTGCCTGGCCTCCGCCGTCAGAACCGCCGTGGCCTGCACTATAGTGGGCTGCGCCACCCTCTTCGGTCCCGCATGGATCACCCGCCAAGTGGCATTCCCGGCCTTCTCCTACGTGACGGCAATTCTTATTGTGACCGACTCCGCCTTGGGCGGCACCGTGCGTGGCTGCTGGCTGGGGCTCTACGCCACCATCCAGGGTGTGTGTCCGGCCATCTTGAGCCTGTCGCTCATCGGCCCCGCCAGGCTGAGCGCTGGAACCACCGCCCTCATGGTGGCTGTGAGCGCCTTCGTGGTGGTGCTGCCGGAGTCCACCCACATCGCCGCCAGGCGTATAGCGCTGGGACAGATTGTTATTGTCTATGTTCTAGCTTTCATCAATGGCGTTCGGACCGACACCGTGATGCATCCTCTTCACATCGCGGCTAGCACCGCTCTTGGGGTCCTGGCTTGTGTTCTGGCCGTGTTGGTTCCCTACCCGAGCCTTGCTTGCTCTGAG GTGAAAAAGAATTGCAAGCTCTTCAGTGACAATGCGTCGGCCAGGCTGAAGCTATATGTGAAGGCATTTTGCGCAGAAGACAATCCATCTGCCTTGGCATTGATCTCGCAGGCCAAGTTATCTGCCGTTAGAGGAACCAAATATCTCCAAATTATCAAATGCAAACAA GAAAGCATGCAGTGGGAGAGGCTTCCGTGGAAGCCGTACTTGTTGAATGCAGCAGACAGGTTGCAAGAGCAGGAGATGCCTTTAAGAGGCTTGGAAATGGCCTTAACAAGCTCTTCAATTCCTGTTCAAATGCTGGACCAAGAGCTCAAAGAAGGGGCACTTAAACTGGAGAAGCACATTGGCCAAACCATGAAGAAAGTTTTGCCTTTTGATTCATCAGCTGCGCCCGAAGAATCAAACACAGAGAACATGGTGAAGTTCCTCCAAACACTTCCAACCATCCCACAGAGCCAGAAGGGTCTACCCTGTTTCTTcttcctattttgcttgatgCTGCTTCTGAAGAAATCAACGGCCACTAGTTTGCCACCCGATTCAGCTACGGAACTCTCAGCCAATGCAGGCAACAAATCAGAGAGCTGGCTTTTGAAGGGGTGCACTAATTATTGGATCAGCAACAAGAGGCTCATGCCAGCCTTCAAATGCTCAATTTCTCTAGGCTTGGCCGTGCTATTTGGCCTGATATACAGCAAGGAAAATGGGTACTGGTCCGGGTTGCCGGTGGCCCTCAGCTTTGCAGCCACAAGAGAGGCGACCTTCAAAGCCGCCAACATCAAAGCTCAGGGAACAGTCCTAGGAAGCGTCTACGGGGTCCTAGGTTGTTTTGTGTTCGAAAGATTTGTCCAAATAAGGTTCCTGTCTCTCCTTCCTTGGTTCATTTTCACCAGCTTCTTAAGGCGCAGCCACTTGTACGGCCAGGCTGGCGGGATTTCAGCCGTTGTTGGAGCAGTGCTGATCTTGGGGAGGAAAAATTACGGCCCTCCGAGTGAATTCGCCATTGTCAGAATCGTCGAGACGTTCATCGGCTTGTCCTGTTCGATCATGGTGGAGATTCTGTTGCAGCCAACAAGAGCCTCCACTCTAGCCAAATTCCAGCTCCCGAAAAGCCTCCAGGCCTTGCATGAAAGCCTCGGCGCGATGAGCCTCATCGCCGGCAAAAAACACTTGGAAGCGAGCCGGAAGAAGCTGAAGGCCAATCTGAACGAGCTGAAACAGTTTATCGGAGAGGCAGAGGCGGAGCCCAACTTCTGGTTCTTGCCTTTTCATGGTGCTTGCTATCGTAAGCTGGTGGGGTCTCTGTCAAAAATCGAGGATCTCTTGCTTTTCGCGGGTTACTCAATCGGATTCCTGGAACAAGAATCTTGCAGAATCGAGGGGAAAGAGACAGTAAACAAGATAGAAGAGCAGCTGCAGCAGTGCAAGAGAATGATTTGTTCTTCGATAAAATGCTTCGAGGAAGTCACCTCGATCAAGTCCCTTCAACTCCTCGACAAGGAGATTGAAAAGAAGAACATTTCCTACGATGTTGAGCTGGGAAAATCGCCAAGAATGTTCCTGATTTCCGGGTCTGCTGAAGACGAGATAAACAAGATCATAAGTTGTTATCTTCAGCACGCGGAAGATGCTGTTGAATGTTGTGGGAATGAAGAGAAGATTGAGCTGGGTTTGAGCTTGAGTGCTTTGGCATTTTGCATGGGAAGTATGGTGAGAGAGACGCTGGAGATTGAGAGAAACGTCCAGGAGCTTGTGCAGTGGGAGAATCCTTCGAGCCAAGTAAATTTGGTTGAAATTTCGTGCAAATTGCATGCTTGTTACAAGTGA